In Motilibacter peucedani, one genomic interval encodes:
- a CDS encoding glycoside hydrolase family 10 protein, translating to MSRLGASFFCFLHDALEVGVDEFCDRLVHLGATGVTVAVHYHASRDARPRTAGRTSAPGAGGAVLDLPPGASYFPTSPAGYPEQMPPWTPAPFDERDVLAELRAACTGRGLELRAWTVFGFDERLARLEPSLGQATAFGDRSSSDLCPADPVVRRGFVALARDVAQRAPDVLVAESLHYHGLRLSRSFFPLDSTARLALGLCFCEHCTAAAQAAGVDAGAVAAWARDAAGRAFAGRVEASERVLGLDDCAGFADGELVRFLHVRAGVVSSLAAEVAEATRSAGVGLCFMDQAAADQAVLGPGVLDEAFRAGVDVPALGRTVAEYQVLGYRSSADAVASDLAGYRTALGDGPAIRLALRPEAPDSTSAGDLAAKVRAAVEHGVTGVDFYHYGLVSDAGIDRAAEALARATGAT from the coding sequence ATGAGCCGTCTGGGCGCGAGCTTCTTCTGCTTCCTGCACGACGCGCTCGAGGTCGGCGTCGACGAGTTCTGCGACCGACTGGTGCACCTCGGCGCGACCGGCGTGACGGTGGCCGTGCACTACCACGCGTCCCGCGACGCGCGGCCGCGTACAGCCGGGCGCACGAGCGCCCCGGGCGCCGGCGGTGCCGTGCTCGACCTGCCGCCCGGGGCCTCCTACTTCCCCACGTCACCCGCGGGCTATCCGGAGCAGATGCCGCCGTGGACTCCCGCGCCGTTCGACGAGCGCGACGTGCTCGCCGAGCTGCGCGCCGCCTGCACCGGCCGCGGGCTCGAGCTGCGGGCCTGGACCGTCTTCGGCTTCGACGAGAGGCTGGCTCGCCTCGAGCCGTCGCTCGGTCAGGCCACCGCCTTCGGCGACCGCAGCAGCAGCGACCTGTGCCCCGCGGACCCCGTCGTACGCCGGGGTTTCGTCGCGCTGGCCCGCGACGTCGCGCAGCGGGCGCCCGACGTCCTCGTCGCCGAGTCCCTGCACTACCACGGGCTCCGGCTGAGCAGGAGCTTCTTCCCTCTGGACAGCACGGCCCGCCTCGCGCTCGGCCTCTGCTTCTGCGAGCACTGCACCGCCGCGGCGCAGGCCGCCGGCGTCGACGCGGGAGCCGTGGCGGCCTGGGCCCGGGACGCGGCAGGTCGTGCCTTCGCCGGGCGCGTCGAGGCGAGCGAGCGGGTGCTGGGCCTCGACGACTGCGCCGGCTTCGCGGACGGTGAGCTGGTGCGCTTCCTGCACGTGCGCGCCGGAGTCGTGAGCAGCCTCGCGGCCGAGGTCGCGGAGGCGACGAGGTCGGCGGGCGTGGGTCTGTGCTTCATGGACCAGGCGGCGGCCGACCAGGCCGTCCTCGGGCCGGGCGTGCTCGACGAGGCCTTCCGCGCCGGCGTCGACGTGCCGGCGCTGGGCAGGACCGTCGCCGAGTACCAGGTGCTCGGCTACCGGAGCTCTGCCGACGCGGTGGCCTCCGACCTCGCCGGCTACCGCACCGCGCTGGGCGACGGGCCCGCCATCCGCCTCGCTCTGCGGCCCGAGGCGCCCGACTCGACCAGCGCCGGGGACCTGGCGGCGAAGGTGCGGGCGGCCGTCGAGCACGGCGTGACCGGCGTCGACTTCTACCACTACGGCCTCGTCTCCGACGCCGGGATCGACCGCGCCGCAGAGGCTCTCGCCCGGGCCACCGGCGCGACGTGA
- a CDS encoding N-acyl-D-amino-acid deacylase family protein, whose amino-acid sequence MTDGPAYDLVVRGGSVVDGSGAEPRRADVAVSGGTVAAVGDLRDAAAAVELDATGTYVLPGFIDAHSHADALLADPRVQEAYLCQGVTTLVLGQDGLGFAPTDAAAAGYVSRYFAAVDGPAPAGFAGGGTVDVLLRSYDGAGALNAALLVPAGSVRYAVVGPAARPATATEVDRMAGLVADGLVEGAVGVSTGLDYVPGVFADASELAAVCAPAAAVGGVYVSHLRGYSAARIEHSLAEAAQIGRASGVAVHVSHLHGRAAVVEPALERMVREVEHGVSFDSYPYLRGSSILAMLLLPPDLQQGGLEATLDRLADPTVRHRLRSEVLPANGYVPSIRLSFLRAPELAWAEGMGLEQAARAAASDLTDFVCDALVACELAVGCVFENGPDRTEEDLRQLLRSPLHLASSDAIFLGSAPHPRGWGSFARLLARHVGGLGDWTWGAAAWHLSGHAAERFQLGRRGRVEPGAVADLAVLDPAAVTDRATYESPREPATGVRHVLVAGVPVVEHGRLTVARPGRGIRRSQRLDR is encoded by the coding sequence GTGACGGACGGTCCCGCCTACGACCTCGTCGTCCGCGGCGGGTCGGTCGTCGACGGCTCGGGCGCCGAGCCGCGGCGCGCCGACGTCGCGGTCAGCGGCGGCACGGTAGCGGCCGTCGGTGACCTCAGGGACGCCGCGGCTGCCGTCGAGCTCGACGCGACCGGCACGTACGTGCTGCCAGGCTTCATCGACGCGCACTCCCACGCCGACGCCCTGCTGGCCGACCCCCGTGTGCAGGAGGCCTACCTGTGCCAGGGCGTGACCACGCTGGTGCTGGGCCAGGACGGGCTGGGGTTCGCGCCGACGGACGCGGCAGCGGCCGGCTACGTCTCGCGCTACTTCGCCGCGGTCGACGGCCCGGCCCCCGCCGGCTTCGCGGGCGGCGGGACCGTCGACGTCCTGCTCCGGTCCTACGACGGAGCCGGCGCCCTCAACGCCGCCCTACTGGTCCCAGCCGGTTCGGTGAGGTACGCAGTGGTCGGCCCGGCCGCCCGACCGGCCACCGCGACGGAGGTCGACCGCATGGCCGGCCTGGTCGCCGACGGCCTGGTAGAAGGAGCGGTCGGCGTCTCGACCGGACTGGACTACGTGCCGGGCGTCTTCGCCGACGCCTCCGAGCTCGCCGCGGTCTGCGCCCCCGCCGCAGCGGTCGGCGGCGTCTACGTCAGCCACCTGCGCGGCTACTCCGCGGCCCGCATCGAGCACTCGCTCGCCGAGGCGGCGCAGATCGGGCGGGCCAGTGGCGTGGCCGTGCACGTCTCGCACCTGCACGGCAGGGCTGCAGTCGTCGAGCCCGCGCTCGAGCGCATGGTGCGCGAGGTCGAGCACGGCGTCAGCTTCGACTCCTACCCCTACCTGCGCGGCAGCTCCATCCTCGCGATGCTGCTGCTGCCGCCCGACCTGCAGCAGGGCGGGCTCGAGGCCACGCTCGACCGGCTGGCCGACCCGACCGTGCGGCACCGGCTGCGCTCGGAGGTGCTGCCCGCCAACGGCTACGTCCCCTCGATCCGGCTGTCCTTCCTCCGCGCGCCCGAGCTCGCCTGGGCCGAGGGCATGGGGCTCGAGCAGGCGGCGCGGGCCGCCGCGAGCGACCTCACCGACTTCGTCTGCGACGCGCTGGTCGCCTGCGAGCTGGCCGTCGGGTGCGTCTTCGAGAACGGTCCCGACCGCACGGAGGAGGACCTGCGCCAGCTGCTGCGCTCCCCGCTGCACCTGGCGAGCTCCGACGCGATCTTCCTGGGCAGCGCGCCGCACCCGCGCGGCTGGGGCAGCTTCGCGCGGCTGCTCGCCCGGCACGTGGGCGGGCTCGGCGACTGGACCTGGGGCGCGGCGGCGTGGCACCTGTCGGGCCACGCCGCCGAGCGCTTCCAGCTCGGCCGACGCGGCCGGGTCGAGCCAGGGGCGGTCGCGGACCTGGCGGTGCTCGACCCGGCGGCGGTCACCGACCGCGCGACCTACGAGTCGCCGCGCGAGCCGGCCACGGGCGTGCGCCACGTGCTCGTCGCCGGGGTGCCGGTCGTCGAGCACGGACGGCTCACGGTCGCCCGACCGGGCCGCGGCATCCGCCGCAGCCAGCGCCTGGACCGCTAG